A genomic region of Salinibacter pepae contains the following coding sequences:
- the nadA gene encoding quinolinate synthase NadA: protein MMNDAATLTDPDALYDILEERLEDRPSDQELRHKAEMAAEINALKQEQNAVILGHNYMEPALFHTIPDYTGSSLELSRRAAEAEADTIVFCGVRFMAETAKIVNPNKTVLLPAEEAGCSLAESITAEDVRRLRERYPGLPVVTYVNTYADVKAESDICCTSSNAAQVVESLDSDTVIFIPDEFLAQNVAQETGTDVLFPQKRERKDVGGDGAPTGGDGAPAEAADADLIGWEGRCVVHEMFQVEDVQQAREEHPDTVVLAHPECSPEVVEEADHSGSTSSMIDYVENTDAESYLLLTECSMGDNIMGANPDKNLLRMCWQRCPHMNQITLADTYRNLANNQYQIEIEEEVRLGALEAVERMLEIG from the coding sequence ATGATGAACGACGCTGCCACCCTGACCGACCCCGACGCGCTCTACGACATTCTCGAGGAGCGCCTTGAAGATCGGCCCAGCGACCAGGAGCTCCGCCACAAGGCCGAGATGGCCGCCGAGATCAACGCGCTCAAACAGGAGCAGAACGCGGTGATCCTGGGCCACAACTACATGGAGCCGGCCCTCTTCCACACGATCCCGGACTACACCGGCTCGTCGCTGGAGCTGAGCCGGCGCGCCGCCGAGGCGGAGGCGGACACGATCGTGTTCTGCGGCGTGCGCTTCATGGCCGAGACGGCCAAGATTGTGAACCCGAACAAAACGGTGCTTCTGCCCGCGGAGGAGGCGGGCTGTTCGCTGGCCGAGAGCATCACGGCGGAGGACGTGCGGCGCCTGCGCGAGCGCTACCCCGGGCTTCCGGTCGTGACGTACGTCAACACCTACGCCGACGTGAAGGCCGAGAGCGACATCTGCTGCACCTCCAGCAACGCGGCGCAGGTCGTGGAATCGCTCGACTCGGACACCGTCATCTTTATCCCGGACGAGTTCCTGGCCCAGAACGTGGCCCAGGAGACCGGAACGGACGTGCTCTTCCCCCAGAAGCGCGAGCGGAAGGACGTGGGGGGCGACGGCGCGCCCACGGGCGGCGACGGGGCCCCGGCCGAGGCCGCCGACGCCGACCTGATCGGGTGGGAGGGGCGCTGCGTGGTCCACGAGATGTTTCAGGTGGAGGACGTGCAGCAGGCCCGCGAGGAGCACCCCGACACCGTGGTGCTGGCCCACCCCGAGTGCAGCCCGGAGGTCGTGGAGGAGGCCGACCACTCCGGCAGCACCTCGTCCATGATCGACTATGTCGAGAACACGGACGCGGAGAGCTACCTCCTGCTCACGGAGTGCTCGATGGGCGACAACATCATGGGCGCCAACCCGGACAAGAACCTGCTGCGGATGTGCTGGCAGCGGTGCCCGCACATGAACCAGATCACCCTGGCGGACACCTACCGCAATCTGGCGAACAACCAGTACCAGATCGAGATCGAGGAGGAGGTGCGCCTCGGGGCCCTAGAGGCGGTGGAGCGGATGCTCGAAATTGGATAA
- the nadC gene encoding carboxylating nicotinate-nucleotide diphosphorylase has protein sequence MSTDPTTVASPRERARRALPDALRSPSVLSLLRLSIAEDVGPDGEWAFGGEAPSRRDVTSTATLGADAQLDGRLVAKEAGVVAGLPLADALCRLVDPALQFTPAVDEGDRVEAGQLLATVEGPGRALLTAERPAINFAGRLSGIATLTRRFVDAVSHTEADILDTRKTLPGHRRPDKYAVRHGGGRNHRMGLYDRVLIKDNHIDGAGGIANAVRRARDTHGDDYPIEVEVKTLDELEEALALGPDSILLDNMPPETLRQAVARTDGRVPLEASGGVTLDTVSTIAETGVDAISVGALTHSPETLDLSMRIH, from the coding sequence GTGAGCACCGACCCTACGACCGTCGCGTCGCCCCGAGAGCGGGCCCGGCGCGCGCTGCCGGACGCCCTTCGTTCCCCCTCCGTGCTGTCGCTCCTGCGGCTGAGCATCGCGGAGGACGTAGGCCCCGATGGCGAGTGGGCGTTCGGGGGAGAGGCCCCGTCGCGCCGGGACGTCACGAGCACGGCCACCCTGGGGGCTGACGCCCAACTGGACGGCCGGCTCGTGGCGAAGGAGGCGGGCGTGGTTGCGGGGCTGCCGCTGGCCGACGCGCTGTGTCGGCTCGTGGACCCCGCTCTGCAGTTCACGCCGGCGGTAGACGAGGGGGACCGGGTCGAGGCCGGACAGCTCCTCGCCACCGTGGAGGGGCCCGGGCGGGCGCTCCTCACCGCCGAGCGCCCGGCGATCAACTTCGCCGGCCGCCTGTCCGGCATCGCGACCCTCACCCGTCGCTTCGTCGACGCCGTCTCGCACACCGAGGCGGACATCCTCGACACCCGAAAGACCCTTCCGGGGCACCGTCGCCCCGACAAGTACGCGGTGCGGCACGGGGGCGGCCGCAACCACCGCATGGGGCTCTACGACAGGGTCCTCATCAAGGACAACCACATCGACGGGGCCGGCGGAATTGCCAACGCGGTACGCCGCGCCCGCGACACGCATGGCGACGACTATCCGATCGAGGTGGAGGTGAAGACCCTCGACGAGCTGGAGGAGGCCCTTGCCCTCGGGCCCGACTCCATCCTGCTCGACAACATGCCGCCCGAAACGCTCCGCCAGGCGGTGGCCCGCACCGACGGGCGCGTGCCCCTGGAGGCCTCCGGCGGGGTGACGCTCGATACGGTCTCGACCATCGCCGAAACGGGCGTCGACGCCATCTCCGTGGGGGCGCTCACACATTCGCCCGAGACGCTTGACCTTAGCATGCGGATCCACTGA